The following is a genomic window from Malus sylvestris chromosome 12, drMalSylv7.2, whole genome shotgun sequence.
TAAGTGCATGGCCTTGTACCTCTTGTGCATTGGTAATGTGCCGCTGCAGATCTTCCTGCTCAATTACTACAGCTTGTCTTTTGTCAGCAAGGAGGCTTACTGCACTTTTGCTGGACAAAGTATCACCTTTAGCTGGTACTTGGTTCTGACATCCATCAAGCCCTACCACAGATATGCACGTCTGTATCACCTTTTATCTCCATTCTTTTTCACCAGTTGATACATCAAGCTTTATACCAATTAGAGTTACACTTTCATCTCTACACTCTGAATTGAAACGAATACAAGATCCAGAAGGTGCTACTTGTTGCTCAGTACCTGTAATATTCTGCAATTGAAGGTCATTGATTTCATTTGCACGTTCTTCACATTGCCTTTCAAGATGTTCTACACTCTTTCCCAAATGCCCATTCTGATGACCTTTCGTTTTTGCGTTAAGATCCTCATGAAATTTTCTCATGCAAATATTCTCTTTGTTGTGCTGGCTACCAAGGCATTCCTCTGGCTGATGTTCCAGACTATGAATAAATGCGTCTAGGTCTTTCTTTAACATTGAGGCTCTCTTCTTAGAATCAAGGTATTCAGTAAGATCAAGAGTATATGAACAGAAGGGGCATTTAAAGTTATCATTCTTATATAAAATGGCTGAGGAACTCAGCCAGTTTTCATGAACCACAACAGAGCAATTACCGGCATTACAAATCAACGGACCGCCTTCATTAGGCTTCTTACAAAGATTTTTGGTTGTCTCTGAAGAATATTGACTGGATGTGGATTGAGAGCTCAACAAAGCATGCTTCTTCATGACAACATCAATCTTCTTTGTCATGAAATTCAACACTAGCAGTCGAGATCTCTGACTCATAATGACATAGCCAATCCAAGAGCTCTCTCGCTTCATCAGCAATACTCTTCGGCGGGGACTCATCTGTGGATGCAGGATGTGCTACTTTAATATGAGAATCATTCTCACTGCTAGAATCATGCTGGGTTTCATCTAGAGAAACAATACTTGATGCTCATGGTTCAGGACAATGTTCATTGTCTTTACCTTCATCAGCAATGCTTTTCTGTTGGGGTTCATCTGTGGATGCAGGAAGTGATACTTTAACAAGAATACCCAGCTCACTATTACGGTTGAATACTTCAGCAGAAACCTTATGCAGGGTTTCATCTGGCACAGCAACACAAGATTCTCTTTGTTCAGGATGAAGCCCACCATCATCTTTCACTTCATCAGTATGTGCATACATAGGGGCTTCATCCTGAAATGTGTCTCGAGGCAATGAACCAGTATTACATGGACTTTCTGACTGACTTTTATTGACTGCATGGTCAGTGCTTTGTCCACACCTCTTTGAGGTAGTAAGATCATTATGACCATCCTCTATGACCTTGCCCTTGGCCATCGTTCCCATCTGACTTTCTGCCAAGTCACACCTTTCTCTCTCCGGAAGCGGAGCATCTCTTTCAGATGAATCTTCCAACAGTTCTCTTCCATGTAGGGAATTTGCTTCTTCTCTATACACGGTAAAACATATGAGGGATCCCACTTCACCTTCTTGGAAATTACACAGCAATCATCAGAACCAATTACACTTTTATGGTTTTCTTCTGCCAGATTCTTCGCAACCAAGCCATTGCCATTTTCAGAAATGCTCTTCTCTTGGGGTCCATCTGCAGAATGAAAATTGTGCTCACtgttaaaattgaaaactttAGCAGAAACCTTGTGTTGGGTTCCTCTGGAGGAGCAACACTTGATACTCTTGGCTCCAGATGAAGACAGCTATCGTGTTTGGTTTGATCAACACATGAATATTGATGGGCTTCATCCAAAGATTTATCTTGAGGCATTGAAGTGGCATTAAGATGATTTTCTGACTGACTCTTATGGACTGCATCGCCATTGCTCTGTCCACATCTATTTGAGGAAGTACAATCATCACGACCATTCTCTAAGGCCGTGCTTCCATCCATCGTTCCCATCTGATTTTCTGCAAAGTCGCACCTTTCCCTCTCAGATAAATGTCCCAATAGTTCTTTTCCATGCAAACGAATTTGGTTCTGCTCTGTAGACTGTAAAACATAAGAGGCATCACACTTCATCTTCTTTGATATGATGTTCCAATCATCAGAAACATTTACACTACTACAATTTTCATCTGCCATAATTCGAGCATCTGAGGCAATCCTATTCCTTTTGGAAGGCAAAAGATTTGCATTATCTGGGTCTTCTTCCGATTGTTTACTCTCATGCTCAATATTCAGAGGATCTGCGCTTCCTTTAATTCCCATGTTTTGAGCATTAGAGCAACTCTCATTGAACCTAGGACTACTCTCTCCCAAAGGAACTC
Proteins encoded in this region:
- the LOC126593967 gene encoding uncharacterized protein LOC126593967; its protein translation is MHKTASLPKCALKQLKDSILDGTHPHADFLRKKCGLTLRNYGDRVPLGESSPRFNESCSNAQNMGIKGSADPLNIEHESKQSEEDPDNANLLPSKRNRIASDARIMADENCSSVNVSDDWNIISKKMKCDASYVLQSTEQNQIRLHGKELLGHLSERERCDFAENQMGTMDGSTALENGRDDCTSSNRCGQSNGDAVHKSQSENHLNATSMPQDKSLDEAHQYSCVDQTKHDSCLHLEPRVSSVAPPEEPNTRFLLKFSILTVSTIFILQMDPKRRAFLKMAMAWLRRIWQKKTIKV